One stretch of Arachis duranensis cultivar V14167 chromosome 1, aradu.V14167.gnm2.J7QH, whole genome shotgun sequence DNA includes these proteins:
- the LOC107490777 gene encoding uncharacterized protein LOC107490777 has product MVAVLPLETAMNARDATLFATATLFGAVTSALALRFFYRSRNHPQTQNGTISNHRHSRGDPYDPSKRKQYLSWDDYFMAIAFLSAERSKDPNRQVGACLVSQDDIILGIGYNGFPRGCSDDKLPWAKKSRSGNPLETKYPYVCHAEVNAILNTNHASAAGQRLYVTMFPCNECAKIIIQSGVSEVVYFVEKLESSDIAYTASHKLLSLAGVKVRKHQPLMNEIHLKFEER; this is encoded by the exons atGGTGGCCGTTCTACCGTTGGAAACTGCCATGAACGCTCGCGACGCTACTCTTTTCGCCACCGCAACCCTCTTTGGCGCCGTTACCTCTGCACTTGCTCTCCGCTTCTTCTACCGCTCCCGAAACCATCCCCAAACCCAAAACGGAACCATTTCCAATCACCGCCATTCACGTGGTGACCCTTACGATCCTTCCAAGCGCAAACA ATACTTGTCGTGGGATGATTATTTCATGGCGATTGCGTTTTTGTCTGCTGAAAGATCCAAGGACCCTAACAGGCAG GTAGGGGCATGCTTGGTGAGTCAGGATGACATAATTCTTG GCATTGGCTATAATGGATTCCCAAGAGGTTGTTCCGATGACAAGCTACCATGGGCAAAG AAATCCAGGAGTGGGAATCCTTTAGAGACAAAATACCC ATATGTTTGTCATGCGGAAGTAAATGCTATTCTTAACACAAATCACGCCTCTGCTGCTGGACAA CGGCTTTATGTGACCATGTTTCCCTGCAATGAATGTGCAAAGATCATAATCCAG TCAGGAGTTTCTGAAGTGGTTTATTTTGTGGAGAAGTTAGAAAGTTCTGATATTGCATATACTGCTTCTCACAAGCTACTGTCATTGGCTGGTGTTAAG GTCAGGAAGCATCAACCACTTATGAACGAAATTCATCTTAAGTTTGAGGAACGCTAG